A genomic window from Variovorax paradoxus includes:
- a CDS encoding TolC family protein: MSFRSRGGAGCRIEQALLACFSPRASLSIRKVALSALAGWVLLLPVGGYARAADLAVQGGVEGASPPVQPSLKLGVRQALQEVLGRATSVLTQKLDIDLQTQQARLASHEFLPQTTLTGQFDRTDASAAGLNAGSSKSTSGAVSTSWKLRTGITLLASVGRTVVRSAVPMSTVPQEGVPTAVSGTTRIGTTTSSIGLTHPLLRGAGRELVTLAERQAALGLASAQEGFVQGMTDVVFSCISSYFAVEQARRNVSLALATSARTQEVRRVNDALLAAGRIARTELLQNDADSAQAEFSLMQARQAETVARRELLRLIRYDDDVDPDRVSLELSDSFSNYLSQWRPEEGPMLQAAMANRVDLQLARDSVASSRLSLIAARDGLRNQLDVYAKLDHVASGHSVSSPSVNRGVGVLLTIALDKSSQQFALASAQAALEKAELALAEQVRTVTAGTRDALVNISFSEQQLRMAQRAAELAKQRLADEVEKARAGRSSATDLSFAQDGLRQASSQEVQAQYAVFTAKLELQRVTGTLLEQWQVDSAVRAMIPPTP, encoded by the coding sequence ATGTCATTTCGATCACGCGGCGGCGCCGGGTGCCGCATCGAACAGGCGCTGCTCGCCTGTTTTTCGCCACGCGCCTCTCTGTCGATCCGCAAGGTTGCCTTGTCGGCGCTCGCCGGCTGGGTGCTGCTGCTGCCGGTGGGTGGCTACGCGAGAGCTGCCGACCTGGCTGTCCAGGGCGGCGTCGAGGGTGCGAGCCCGCCTGTTCAACCGTCGCTGAAGCTGGGTGTTCGTCAGGCATTGCAGGAGGTTCTCGGCCGGGCGACGAGCGTGCTGACCCAGAAGCTGGACATCGACCTGCAGACCCAGCAGGCCCGGTTGGCCAGCCACGAGTTCCTGCCGCAAACAACGCTCACGGGACAGTTCGATCGCACCGACGCGAGTGCGGCCGGCCTGAACGCGGGGAGCAGCAAATCGACCTCTGGCGCTGTCTCGACATCCTGGAAATTGCGCACCGGCATCACACTTCTTGCGTCCGTGGGCCGTACGGTCGTGCGAAGTGCGGTGCCGATGTCCACGGTCCCGCAGGAAGGCGTGCCGACGGCTGTATCGGGCACCACGCGAATAGGCACGACCACAAGCTCCATCGGCCTCACGCATCCTCTGCTTCGAGGTGCGGGCCGTGAGCTGGTGACGCTGGCGGAGCGTCAAGCCGCCCTGGGGCTGGCGAGTGCGCAGGAAGGTTTCGTGCAGGGCATGACCGACGTCGTGTTCAGTTGCATCTCTTCCTACTTCGCTGTCGAGCAGGCCAGGCGCAATGTCTCGCTGGCGCTGGCGACATCGGCCAGGACGCAGGAGGTGCGACGGGTCAACGACGCATTGCTTGCAGCCGGGCGCATCGCGCGCACCGAACTGCTGCAGAACGATGCCGATTCCGCGCAGGCCGAGTTCAGCCTGATGCAGGCCCGGCAAGCCGAAACCGTCGCGCGGCGCGAACTGCTGCGCCTCATCCGCTACGACGACGATGTCGACCCCGATCGCGTGTCGCTGGAACTGAGCGACTCGTTCAGCAACTATCTTTCGCAGTGGCGCCCCGAAGAGGGTCCGATGCTGCAAGCGGCCATGGCGAATCGCGTGGATCTTCAGCTGGCGCGCGACAGCGTGGCGTCGAGCCGGCTTTCGCTCATTGCGGCACGCGACGGATTGCGCAATCAACTGGACGTCTACGCCAAGCTGGATCACGTGGCGTCCGGGCACTCCGTGTCTTCGCCGTCCGTCAATCGGGGGGTGGGCGTGCTCTTGACGATTGCGCTGGACAAGTCCAGCCAGCAGTTCGCGCTCGCGTCCGCCCAGGCCGCGTTGGAGAAGGCTGAGCTTGCGCTGGCCGAACAGGTGCGGACGGTGACAGCCGGAACGCGCGACGCCCTGGTCAACATCAGCTTCTCCGAGCAGCAGCTGCGGATGGCGCAGCGCGCAGCCGAGTTGGCCAAACAGCGTCTGGCCGACGAGGTGGAGAAGGCGCGCGCCGGCCGCAGCAGCGCGACGGATCTTTCCTTTGCACAGGACGGGCTGCGCCAGGCGAGCTCGCAGGAAGTGCAGGCCCAGTACGCGGTCTTCACCGCAAAGCTGGAGTTGCAGCGCGTCACCGGAACCTTGCTCGAACAGTGGCAGGTCGACTCGGCGGTGCGCGCCATGATTCCCCCCACACCGTAG
- a CDS encoding flavodoxin family protein, translating into MLISIVHDSGWGHTARQAQSVAEGARAVAGVQVQLIAVSEGPIPWDVLEVSDAIVFGSPTYNGSPSARFKQFCEASTKPAWNDMKWRNKVAAGFTNSGAQNGDKLHSLISMALFAAQHGMVWVGLDLKPGNDTSRGSVHDLNRLGSWLGAMAQSNGDQGPDDSPITSDLETAAYLGRRVAETVRRFQPD; encoded by the coding sequence ATGCTGATTTCGATCGTTCATGACAGTGGCTGGGGCCACACGGCCAGGCAGGCACAGAGCGTGGCCGAAGGCGCCCGCGCGGTGGCCGGCGTACAGGTGCAGCTGATCGCCGTTTCCGAAGGCCCCATCCCCTGGGACGTGCTCGAGGTGAGCGACGCCATCGTCTTCGGCTCGCCCACCTACAACGGCTCGCCGAGCGCGCGCTTCAAGCAGTTCTGCGAGGCCTCGACCAAGCCCGCCTGGAACGACATGAAGTGGCGCAACAAGGTGGCCGCCGGGTTCACGAATTCGGGTGCGCAGAACGGCGACAAGTTGCACTCGCTGATCTCGATGGCGCTGTTTGCGGCGCAACACGGCATGGTGTGGGTGGGCCTCGACTTGAAGCCGGGCAACGACACCAGCCGCGGCAGCGTGCATGACCTCAATCGCCTGGGCAGCTGGTTGGGCGCGATGGCGCAGTCCAACGGCGACCAGGGACCGGACGACTCTCCCATCACGAGCGATCTGGAAACCGCCGCCTACCTGGGCCGGCGCGTGGCCGAGACCGTTCGCCGGTTTCAACCCGATTGA
- a CDS encoding amidohydrolase — MGERPADLILVNGRIHTLEPRNRVVSSLAVRDGKIVAVGTDKDTAAFRSDRTRVIDVDQRLVIPGLNDSHMHLINGGLQYNLEVRWDDVESVSDALRLLREQVQRTPPGQWVRVLGGWSEFQFVEKRMPTIEELNAVSADVPVMVLHFYDTALLNKAAVQALGYTKDTPQPAGGEIVRDALGTPTGVILAKPSMFSVYSAMRRAPQLDHGGRLNSLRQFMSELNRLGITSVGDGGADNNLEDYALMTELARNEQFTVRVACSMFTFAAGKEYEDFASWIKQVKLTDDPIYKIWGAGEILTFSAFDSANFLLPRPELQPTAEKDFERVIRLFVENRWPFQFHATYDESISRLLPVLEKIQRDAPLDKVRWFLNHAETISSKNIDRVAALGGGISAHDRIAFQGESFLRRYGPKVADRAPPVGEMLRAGVHVGLGTDATRIASYNPWKALQWFVTGRTPGGVQMVGAANRLDRLEALRQYTVGSAWFSGDEALKGSLAPGMFADLAVLSADYFAVPEDEIKKIESVLTVMNGKVVHGKGPFRALAPPPLPVDPAWSPVAAAQQEEGRYLGAMRSSTHLCGHAHSNGEACGGQAHVHNWIQSDAGLWSLSCNCMVV; from the coding sequence CTGGGCGAGCGCCCGGCCGATCTGATTCTGGTCAACGGACGGATTCATACGCTGGAACCACGAAACCGCGTGGTCTCGTCACTGGCCGTTCGAGACGGAAAAATCGTCGCGGTCGGAACCGACAAAGATACGGCGGCGTTTCGCAGCGACAGGACGAGAGTCATCGACGTGGACCAGCGCCTCGTGATCCCCGGCCTCAATGACTCGCACATGCACCTGATCAACGGGGGCCTGCAATACAACCTTGAGGTGCGCTGGGACGACGTCGAGTCGGTCAGCGATGCGCTTCGATTGCTTCGCGAGCAAGTGCAGCGGACACCGCCCGGTCAATGGGTCCGCGTGCTCGGCGGGTGGTCCGAATTCCAGTTCGTCGAGAAGCGGATGCCGACGATCGAAGAGCTCAATGCCGTGTCCGCGGACGTGCCGGTGATGGTGCTCCACTTCTACGACACGGCCCTGCTCAACAAGGCGGCTGTGCAGGCGTTGGGATACACCAAGGACACACCACAGCCAGCGGGCGGCGAGATCGTCCGCGATGCCCTTGGCACGCCCACGGGTGTCATCCTGGCGAAGCCCAGCATGTTCTCGGTGTACTCGGCCATGCGGCGAGCGCCTCAGCTGGATCACGGCGGGCGCTTGAATTCGCTTCGCCAATTCATGAGCGAGCTCAATCGACTCGGGATCACCAGCGTCGGCGATGGCGGTGCCGACAACAACCTCGAAGACTACGCACTGATGACCGAGCTCGCGCGAAACGAGCAGTTCACCGTGCGTGTGGCATGCAGCATGTTCACGTTCGCGGCTGGAAAGGAGTACGAAGACTTTGCGTCGTGGATCAAGCAGGTCAAACTGACCGACGACCCCATCTACAAGATCTGGGGCGCCGGCGAGATCCTGACGTTCTCGGCATTTGACTCGGCGAACTTCCTGCTTCCTCGCCCTGAACTGCAACCGACCGCGGAGAAGGATTTCGAGCGTGTCATTCGATTGTTCGTGGAGAACCGCTGGCCGTTCCAGTTCCACGCGACCTACGATGAATCGATTTCGCGCTTGCTGCCCGTGCTGGAAAAAATCCAGCGCGACGCACCGCTCGACAAGGTTCGCTGGTTCCTCAACCATGCTGAAACCATCTCGTCCAAGAATATCGATCGCGTCGCCGCGCTGGGGGGCGGTATCTCCGCTCACGACCGCATCGCTTTCCAGGGTGAAAGCTTCCTGCGCCGATACGGGCCGAAGGTCGCAGACCGGGCGCCTCCTGTGGGCGAGATGCTGCGAGCTGGCGTGCACGTGGGCTTGGGCACCGATGCGACGCGCATCGCGAGCTACAACCCATGGAAGGCGTTGCAGTGGTTCGTCACCGGTCGCACGCCGGGGGGCGTCCAGATGGTCGGCGCGGCAAATCGTCTCGATCGACTCGAGGCGCTGCGTCAGTACACGGTCGGAAGCGCGTGGTTCTCGGGAGACGAAGCGCTCAAGGGATCGCTCGCGCCCGGGATGTTTGCCGATCTGGCCGTGTTGTCCGCCGATTACTTTGCCGTGCCGGAGGACGAGATCAAGAAGATCGAGTCGGTGCTGACGGTGATGAACGGGAAGGTGGTCCACGGAAAGGGCCCATTTCGCGCACTCGCCCCGCCCCCGCTCCCTGTCGACCCCGCCTGGTCACCCGTGGCCGCAGCGCAGCAAGAGGAAGGCCGTTATCTCGGCGCCATGCGCAGCTCGACGCACCTGTGTGGTCATGCGCACAGCAATGGCGAAGCTTGCGGGGGTCAAGCGCACGTACACAACTGGATTCAGAGCGATGCCGGCTTGTGGTCGCTCAGTTGCAATTGCATGGTCGTTTGA
- a CDS encoding TerB family tellurite resistance protein, giving the protein MRSYPTNSPDAASRIVALMLISDGHVSRLEMDAVHGQDIERELGLAQGDFARVLQTLCEDLLMSAHGHRLLTGSVDEATLAAMMAEVTDPELQHKVLHLADTAATADRHVAASEAWIMASALKHWHLVEVPAQH; this is encoded by the coding sequence ATGCGTAGCTACCCCACAAACAGCCCCGATGCAGCGAGCAGGATCGTCGCCCTGATGCTGATATCGGACGGTCACGTCAGCCGCTTGGAAATGGATGCTGTGCACGGACAGGACATCGAGCGCGAACTCGGTCTTGCGCAGGGCGATTTCGCTCGGGTGCTGCAGACCTTGTGCGAAGACTTGCTGATGTCCGCGCACGGGCATCGCTTGCTGACCGGCAGCGTCGACGAGGCAACCCTGGCCGCGATGATGGCGGAGGTGACCGATCCGGAACTCCAGCACAAGGTGCTTCATCTGGCCGACACGGCCGCAACTGCGGACAGACACGTCGCAGCTTCGGAGGCCTGGATCATGGCGTCCGCACTGAAGCACTGGCACCTCGTCGAAGTACCGGCACAGCACTAG
- a CDS encoding LysR substrate-binding domain-containing protein, whose protein sequence is MLNYRHLYYFWMVAKEGGFARAADRLEMAVQTISAQVRDLEKTLGHQLLKPSGRGVALTEAGLATYARADEIFQLGQRIADEVHEAASSRAARLSVGLSDGISKLAAHALLEPVLATPHLRLVCHEGDFDELLSELALHQLDVVLAAQAAPRNPNQRLTSERIARSMVQWYGPASLVRKQARDRFPQSLQDLPILLPTVHSPLRSSLDNWFQDLGVKPRVVGEFEDSALLAVFAARGFGVFPVSQLGAQDVGLVRGLRLLGDCPDVSEDVYAIWSRRGQHHPLVRQMVAAAHQAGTV, encoded by the coding sequence ATGCTGAACTACCGCCATCTCTACTATTTCTGGATGGTTGCAAAGGAGGGTGGCTTTGCCCGCGCCGCAGACCGCCTGGAGATGGCAGTGCAGACCATCAGCGCGCAGGTGCGCGATCTGGAGAAAACCCTTGGCCACCAGCTTCTCAAGCCCTCGGGCCGTGGCGTGGCACTGACCGAGGCCGGCCTGGCAACGTATGCGCGGGCCGACGAAATCTTCCAGTTGGGGCAACGCATTGCCGATGAGGTACACGAGGCCGCAAGCTCCAGGGCCGCACGGTTGTCGGTGGGGTTGTCCGATGGCATCTCCAAGCTGGCGGCACATGCGTTGCTGGAGCCGGTGCTGGCGACGCCGCACCTTCGCCTGGTGTGTCATGAGGGCGACTTCGATGAACTGCTGTCCGAGTTGGCACTGCATCAGCTGGATGTGGTGCTCGCCGCTCAGGCGGCGCCGCGCAATCCGAATCAGCGCCTGACCAGCGAACGGATCGCCCGCTCCATGGTGCAGTGGTACGGACCGGCTTCGCTGGTCAGGAAACAGGCACGCGACCGGTTTCCGCAGTCGCTGCAGGATCTCCCGATCCTGTTGCCCACGGTTCACTCGCCGCTGCGATCGTCCCTGGACAATTGGTTCCAGGATCTCGGCGTGAAGCCCCGCGTTGTCGGGGAGTTCGAAGACAGCGCTCTGCTGGCGGTGTTTGCGGCCCGCGGATTCGGCGTGTTTCCTGTCAGCCAGCTGGGAGCCCAGGACGTCGGGTTGGTACGGGGCCTGCGCCTGCTGGGAGACTGTCCCGACGTCAGCGAGGACGTGTATGCCATCTGGTCGCGCCGCGGGCAACATCACCCGCTGGTGCGCCAGATGGTGGCGGCCGCACACCAGGCAGGTACTGTCTAA
- a CDS encoding NADP-dependent oxidoreductase, protein MKAVRFHSYGGPEVLKIEEVEMPEPGPGQVRIAVKAAGINPIDWKLRAGYMHEMMPLALPAGSGFDASGVIDAIGEGVSGVSVGDAVFGKGHHTMAEYAILQEWAAKPDGLSHEEAAGFAVAIETAARIIDQVGVKPGQALLVSGAAGGVGSAVIQLAKAAGIRTIGTASEPKHAYLRSLGALPTTYGPGLSERVAALAPEGVHAALDIAGSGVIPELVAITGDPSRVLSIADLSAPQYGAKTSFEPTESTKALADAAALFTAGSFTLPVEKAFPLDRIADAHELSAQGRVTGRLIVTIG, encoded by the coding sequence ATGAAAGCAGTACGGTTTCACAGCTACGGCGGCCCGGAAGTCTTGAAGATCGAAGAAGTCGAGATGCCCGAGCCGGGCCCAGGCCAGGTGCGGATCGCGGTCAAAGCGGCGGGGATCAACCCGATCGACTGGAAACTGCGGGCCGGCTACATGCACGAGATGATGCCCCTCGCGCTGCCGGCGGGCAGCGGTTTCGATGCATCGGGCGTCATCGACGCGATCGGTGAAGGCGTGTCCGGCGTGTCGGTCGGCGATGCCGTGTTCGGCAAGGGGCACCACACGATGGCGGAGTACGCGATCCTGCAGGAATGGGCCGCCAAGCCCGATGGGCTCTCCCATGAAGAAGCCGCGGGCTTTGCCGTTGCGATCGAGACGGCTGCACGGATCATCGACCAGGTGGGTGTGAAGCCGGGGCAGGCGCTGTTGGTCAGCGGTGCTGCCGGCGGGGTGGGGTCTGCCGTGATCCAACTTGCCAAGGCCGCGGGCATCCGCACGATCGGCACCGCCAGCGAGCCGAAGCACGCGTACCTGCGTTCTTTGGGCGCGCTCCCGACGACCTATGGTCCCGGCCTGTCCGAGCGGGTGGCAGCCCTTGCGCCGGAGGGCGTGCATGCGGCGCTCGACATCGCGGGTTCCGGCGTCATTCCGGAACTGGTGGCGATCACCGGCGACCCTTCCCGCGTCCTGTCGATCGCAGACTTGTCTGCCCCTCAATACGGCGCAAAGACATCCTTCGAGCCGACGGAATCGACCAAGGCGCTGGCAGACGCCGCAGCACTGTTCACCGCGGGATCGTTCACCTTGCCGGTAGAGAAGGCCTTTCCGTTGGACCGCATTGCCGACGCGCATGAACTGAGCGCGCAAGGCCGCGTGACCGGGCGGCTCATCGTCACGATCGGTTGA
- a CDS encoding LysR family transcriptional regulator has product MDITTVADFNLVATHGGFGLASRASGQPKATLSRRVRALEESLGVRLVERGARKLKLTPEGAILHARTVDPFGEIAQVVEELKAGIGRPRGVLRVSAPLMFAHTAMGPLGAAFLRAYPEVRLEVTADDRLVDLVGDGYDAVLRFNPRPDDTLVGRRFMSDQLVLVAPPDLHRPQPGPSGDTEIQAIVRTGRAEVGPWKVVDTAGRVHTFRPQPVLCFSTPLLIRSAVLAGAGAAMVPRSVIAEDIVAGRLVEWGAAQAPPIEGWVLHASRRLVSPKVSAFVNFLCEHFN; this is encoded by the coding sequence TTGGATATCACCACAGTCGCTGACTTCAACCTCGTCGCCACCCACGGCGGGTTCGGGCTCGCAAGCCGTGCCAGCGGCCAGCCGAAGGCCACGCTGTCTCGCCGCGTACGGGCGCTGGAGGAAAGCCTGGGCGTGCGCCTCGTCGAGCGGGGCGCACGCAAGCTGAAGCTGACGCCGGAGGGCGCAATCCTGCATGCGCGAACCGTCGATCCTTTCGGAGAGATCGCACAAGTGGTCGAGGAACTGAAGGCCGGCATCGGCCGGCCGCGCGGCGTGCTGCGCGTCAGTGCGCCACTCATGTTCGCGCATACCGCGATGGGCCCCCTGGGCGCGGCGTTCCTGCGCGCCTATCCCGAGGTGCGGCTGGAGGTCACCGCGGACGACCGCCTCGTCGATCTCGTGGGCGACGGATACGACGCCGTGCTGCGCTTCAACCCGCGGCCGGACGATACGCTGGTCGGCCGCCGCTTCATGAGCGATCAGCTGGTGCTCGTTGCGCCGCCCGATCTGCACCGGCCGCAGCCCGGGCCATCGGGCGATACCGAAATCCAGGCGATCGTGCGCACCGGCCGCGCCGAGGTGGGCCCGTGGAAGGTGGTCGACACGGCGGGCCGCGTGCATACCTTTCGCCCGCAACCCGTGCTGTGCTTTTCGACCCCGTTGCTGATACGCAGCGCCGTGCTCGCTGGCGCCGGCGCCGCCATGGTGCCGCGCTCGGTGATCGCAGAGGACATCGTCGCCGGACGCCTCGTCGAGTGGGGCGCGGCGCAGGCGCCTCCCATCGAAGGCTGGGTGCTGCACGCATCGCGGCGACTGGTGAGTCCCAAGGTGAGCGCCTTCGTCAACTTCCTCTGCGAGCACTTCAACTGA
- a CDS encoding GMC family oxidoreductase: MNSEIYDYIIAGAGTAGCVLARRLSDQTDCRVLLLEAGPPADDFWIRTPAGMAKLFKSERYNWRFYTEPVPTMGDRRLYWPRGKTLGGCSAINGMVHFRGNRDDFDQWQRLGAAGWGWDDVLPYFKRSETNVRGAGLCHGGEGPLYVGDPSVTHPSVQDFVEAATRTGVPRVDVFSGLEHEGAGIVQVNIRDGIRQTAYDAFVTPVRSRSNLVVRTGVHVRRVVFDGRVATGVEVLEDGRIHTYKAQREVIISSGALGSPHLLMLSGIGDGESLQRHGVQTIAHVPGVGRNLQDHCSLRVQALCTPDSSYNQALNGWRKYWQGLRYVMTKKGYLALPSSSAAVFVKSRPDIAYADLEISFRPMTFTYKDSGRVDVDGYHAMGASVYRVRPASRGEVRLTSADPMQAPAFVPNYLAHPDDVQASLVGLRKLRAILDTEPMRSRVVAERVPGPDVQTDEQLIDFMRREGHCSFHPAGSCKMGVDDMAVVDASLKVYGVERLRVIDASIMPTVTSGNTNAPTVMIGEKGADLVLADRTAART, translated from the coding sequence GTGAACTCAGAAATCTACGACTACATCATCGCCGGAGCCGGGACCGCTGGCTGCGTGCTGGCGCGCCGGCTCTCCGACCAGACCGACTGCCGCGTTCTGCTGCTGGAGGCCGGCCCGCCGGCCGACGACTTCTGGATCCGCACGCCCGCAGGCATGGCCAAGCTGTTCAAGTCCGAACGCTACAACTGGCGCTTCTACACAGAACCCGTGCCGACCATGGGTGACCGGCGCCTGTACTGGCCGCGAGGCAAAACGCTGGGCGGATGCAGCGCGATCAACGGCATGGTGCACTTTCGCGGCAACCGCGACGACTTCGACCAGTGGCAGCGGCTGGGCGCTGCCGGCTGGGGCTGGGACGACGTGCTGCCGTACTTCAAACGGTCCGAGACCAATGTGCGTGGTGCCGGTCTCTGCCATGGGGGCGAAGGCCCGCTGTACGTGGGTGATCCGTCGGTCACGCATCCCTCGGTGCAGGACTTCGTGGAGGCGGCGACCCGCACCGGCGTGCCGCGTGTCGATGTGTTTTCGGGCCTGGAGCACGAAGGCGCAGGCATCGTGCAGGTCAATATCCGCGACGGCATCCGTCAGACCGCCTACGACGCCTTCGTGACGCCTGTGCGCAGCAGGTCCAACCTGGTCGTGCGCACTGGCGTGCATGTGCGCCGCGTGGTGTTCGATGGTCGCGTCGCGACCGGCGTCGAGGTTCTCGAAGACGGACGCATCCACACCTACAAGGCGCAGCGGGAGGTGATCATCTCGTCCGGCGCGTTGGGCTCACCCCATCTGCTGATGCTCTCGGGCATCGGGGACGGCGAGTCGCTGCAGCGCCATGGTGTGCAGACCATCGCGCATGTACCGGGCGTGGGACGCAACCTGCAGGACCATTGTTCGCTGCGGGTCCAGGCGCTGTGCACGCCGGACAGCTCGTACAACCAGGCGCTGAACGGTTGGCGCAAGTACTGGCAGGGGTTGCGCTATGTGATGACGAAGAAGGGCTACCTGGCGCTGCCCTCGTCGTCGGCCGCCGTTTTCGTCAAGAGCCGCCCCGATATCGCGTATGCGGACCTGGAGATCAGCTTTCGCCCGATGACTTTCACCTACAAGGATTCCGGCCGTGTCGATGTGGACGGATACCACGCGATGGGCGCGTCGGTCTACCGCGTGCGACCGGCTTCGCGCGGCGAGGTCCGGCTGACGTCGGCCGATCCGATGCAGGCGCCGGCGTTCGTGCCGAACTACCTGGCGCACCCCGACGACGTGCAGGCCTCGCTCGTTGGTCTGCGCAAGCTGCGGGCCATCCTCGACACCGAACCGATGCGATCACGCGTCGTGGCCGAGCGAGTGCCGGGCCCTGACGTGCAAACCGACGAACAACTGATCGACTTCATGCGTCGCGAGGGCCATTGCTCCTTCCACCCGGCAGGAAGCTGCAAGATGGGTGTGGATGACATGGCGGTGGTCGACGCCAGCCTGAAGGTGTACGGGGTAGAGCGCCTGCGCGTGATCGATGCGTCGATCATGCCGACAGTGACCTCGGGCAACACCAATGCGCCGACCGTCATGATCGGCGAGAAGGGCGCGGACCTTGTGCTGGCGGACCGGACCGCTGCGCGCACCTGA
- the leuC gene encoding 3-isopropylmalate dehydratase large subunit has product MNKTLYDKIWNAHAITQGDDGQTLLHVARHLAHDGSGHAFDFLQARGLGVRRPDQVFATPDHGVSTRSHDIAAIADGDQRHVVELLARNTRKFGIVHFGLDDPRQGIVHVVGPEQGITQPGMVLVCGDSHTSTHGALGALGFGLGASDILHVLATQATWQQRSKTMRITVDGVLPSRVTAKDVILSIIAKVGANGAAGHVIEYAGSTIRAMSIEQRLTVCNMSIDAGARAGMVAPDETTYAYLKGRPFAPAGVQWDKALVYWRTLPSDADAVFDREESLDARTLAPMVTWGNSPEDAIPVDACVPDPEAEIDPQRRAAMRKALDYMNLAPGTPMTDIVIDQVFIGSCTNARLEDLRTAADVVRGGRAAVPTLVVPGSSQVKLAAEAEGLDRVFRDAGFEWGESGCSMCVAMNGDVVAPGRRCASTSNRSTTDRQGKGSRTHLLSPAMAAAAALTGRITDVRTLKG; this is encoded by the coding sequence ATGAACAAGACCCTCTACGACAAGATCTGGAATGCACACGCCATCACGCAGGGCGACGATGGCCAGACATTGCTGCACGTGGCGCGCCACCTCGCCCACGACGGCTCCGGCCATGCCTTCGATTTCCTGCAGGCCCGCGGCCTCGGCGTGCGCCGTCCCGATCAGGTCTTTGCCACGCCCGACCATGGCGTCTCCACGCGCAGCCATGACATTGCGGCCATCGCCGATGGGGATCAACGTCACGTGGTCGAACTTTTGGCGCGCAATACACGCAAGTTCGGCATCGTCCATTTCGGGCTCGACGATCCCCGGCAGGGCATCGTCCACGTCGTGGGTCCGGAACAGGGCATCACGCAGCCGGGCATGGTGCTGGTCTGCGGCGATTCGCACACCTCCACGCACGGGGCGCTGGGCGCGCTCGGATTCGGGCTTGGGGCCAGCGACATCCTGCATGTGTTGGCGACCCAGGCGACCTGGCAGCAGCGCTCGAAGACCATGCGCATCACGGTGGATGGCGTCTTGCCGTCGAGGGTCACGGCCAAGGACGTGATCCTGTCCATCATCGCCAAGGTCGGCGCCAATGGCGCTGCCGGTCATGTGATCGAATACGCCGGCTCGACGATCCGCGCCATGTCCATCGAACAGCGCCTGACCGTCTGCAACATGTCGATCGACGCCGGGGCCCGAGCCGGGATGGTGGCACCTGACGAAACCACCTACGCCTATCTGAAGGGACGGCCGTTCGCACCTGCGGGCGTGCAGTGGGACAAGGCCCTGGTCTACTGGCGCACGCTGCCATCCGACGCCGATGCCGTATTCGACCGCGAGGAGTCGCTCGACGCGCGCACGCTCGCGCCCATGGTGACCTGGGGCAACAGCCCGGAGGACGCCATTCCCGTCGACGCCTGCGTGCCGGACCCCGAGGCCGAGATCGATCCGCAGCGCCGCGCCGCCATGCGCAAGGCACTGGACTACATGAACCTGGCGCCGGGCACCCCGATGACCGACATCGTCATCGACCAGGTCTTCATCGGCTCGTGCACCAATGCTCGGCTGGAAGACCTGCGCACGGCCGCCGATGTTGTTCGCGGCGGCCGTGCCGCAGTGCCGACGCTGGTCGTTCCTGGCTCCTCCCAGGTCAAACTGGCAGCCGAAGCCGAAGGGCTGGACCGTGTCTTCCGCGACGCGGGCTTCGAGTGGGGCGAGTCCGGCTGCTCCATGTGCGTCGCGATGAACGGCGACGTGGTCGCCCCCGGCAGGCGCTGTGCATCGACCTCGAACCGCAGCACCACCGACCGGCAGGGCAAAGGCAGCCGCACACACCTGCTCAGCCCGGCCATGGCGGCGGCTGCGGCGCTCACCGGCCGCATCACCGATGTGCGCACGTTGAAAGGCTGA